A single region of the Kineosporiaceae bacterium SCSIO 59966 genome encodes:
- a CDS encoding MetS family NSS transporter small subunit: MDGSAIAMLLIGAVLLWGGFTAAAVHYWWSSRRDGGGT, from the coding sequence GTGGACGGGTCCGCGATCGCGATGCTCCTGATCGGGGCGGTGCTGCTCTGGGGTGGGTTCACCGCTGCTGCGGTGCACTACTGGTGGTCGTCCAGACGGGACGGCGGCGGCACGTGA
- a CDS encoding NTP transferase domain-containing protein: protein MAPSRVLVLVLAGGAGSRLELLTERRAKPAVPFGGSYRLIDFPLSSCRHSGMPEVWIAQQQHPVSLAEALVNGRPWDLDRTTGGLVLLPPARGAQREGWHHGTADALWKHAPLVREAAPEALVVLSADAVYRMDYDEVVRGHLDSEAAVTMVTTTVDRDEASRYGVVVTDRQGRVRDYAYKPDRTASGQVTTEVFVLDPVRVLDELDAVAADVGEDPEQIGDLGDHLLPRLVAAGEARVHRFGGYWRDVGTVEAYWSAHMDLLGPRPAFDLDDPDWPILTRGARTPPARLARTAAVADSLVAGGAVVAGEVDRSVVSAGAVVERSAVVRRSVLLPGAVVRSGAVVDSGTTVGRGCRVGGPRGDVALAGGGAAMRRGTEVPPAGRWPQRRRPDGGH from the coding sequence ATGGCCCCGTCGCGTGTCCTCGTCCTCGTGCTGGCCGGCGGCGCCGGCAGCCGGCTGGAGCTGCTCACGGAGCGCCGCGCCAAGCCGGCGGTGCCCTTCGGCGGCAGCTACCGGCTCATCGACTTCCCGCTGAGCAGCTGCCGTCACAGTGGGATGCCGGAGGTGTGGATCGCCCAGCAGCAGCATCCGGTGTCGCTGGCGGAGGCACTCGTCAACGGCCGCCCGTGGGACCTCGACCGGACCACGGGTGGTCTGGTGCTGCTGCCGCCGGCCCGGGGTGCGCAGCGGGAGGGGTGGCACCACGGGACGGCGGACGCGCTGTGGAAGCACGCGCCGCTCGTCCGTGAGGCCGCACCGGAGGCGCTCGTCGTGCTGAGCGCCGACGCGGTGTACCGGATGGACTACGACGAGGTGGTACGTGGCCACCTGGACTCCGAGGCCGCGGTGACGATGGTGACCACGACGGTCGACCGGGACGAGGCCTCCCGGTACGGGGTGGTCGTCACCGACCGCCAGGGCCGGGTGCGCGACTACGCCTACAAGCCCGACCGGACGGCGTCCGGGCAGGTGACGACCGAGGTGTTCGTCCTCGACCCGGTACGGGTGCTGGACGAGCTGGACGCCGTCGCCGCCGACGTCGGGGAGGACCCTGAGCAGATCGGCGACCTCGGGGACCACCTGCTGCCGCGGCTCGTGGCGGCCGGGGAGGCGCGGGTGCACCGTTTCGGTGGCTACTGGCGGGACGTGGGCACCGTGGAGGCGTACTGGTCCGCGCACATGGACCTGCTCGGCCCGCGACCGGCGTTCGACCTCGACGACCCCGACTGGCCGATCCTCACCCGGGGGGCGCGGACGCCGCCGGCGCGGCTGGCGCGCACAGCCGCCGTCGCGGACTCGCTCGTCGCAGGCGGGGCAGTGGTCGCCGGAGAGGTGGACCGGTCGGTGGTGTCCGCGGGCGCCGTCGTGGAACGTAGTGCAGTTGTGCGGCGCTCCGTGCTGCTGCCCGGTGCCGTCGTCCGCTCGGGCGCCGTCGTCGACTCCGGGACGACGGTGGGACGGGGCTGCCGGGTCGGTGGGCCACGCGGGGACGTCGCGCTGGCCGGCGGGGGCGCGGCGATGCGCCGCGGCACCGAGGTGCCTCCCGCGGGCCGCTGGCCGCAGCGCCGCCGACCCGATGGCGGGCACTAG